In one window of Deltaproteobacteria bacterium CG2_30_66_27 DNA:
- a CDS encoding 30S ribosomal protein S1: protein MFDRSFVAPTRYEPGRKVSTRVVKVTTEWVFLDLGRKGEGVLAAKELLDEAGTVRVKEGDALEAYFVSAEGSEMLFTTRVTGGAAGSAQLEDASNSGIPVDGVVVKEIKGGYEVRLAGGARAFCPHSQMDLPRSGGQEEHVGKHAAFRITEYREKGRNIVVSRRALLEEEEERKTREVMATLTEGMVMKGTVTSVREFGAFVSIGPIEGLLPISEIGWERVEDIQSVLSVGQEVEVAITRLDWANRRFSFSLKKTLSDPWETAVDRFPAGSRHVGKVARLAAFGAFVSLGGGVDGLLHISKLGGGKRIRSVGEVLRAGQEIEVKVDSVDPVKRRVALSLPATESPDTPEEEAEDYSRYMEPAPPPPALGSLGEALKAKLERKGK from the coding sequence ATGTTCGACAGGAGCTTCGTCGCCCCGACGCGGTACGAGCCCGGGCGGAAGGTATCCACCCGGGTCGTCAAGGTGACCACGGAATGGGTGTTCCTCGACCTGGGCCGGAAAGGCGAGGGTGTCCTTGCGGCGAAGGAGCTGCTGGACGAGGCGGGGACCGTCCGGGTCAAGGAGGGGGACGCCCTCGAGGCGTACTTCGTCTCCGCGGAAGGCAGCGAGATGCTCTTCACCACCCGCGTCACGGGGGGGGCGGCCGGATCGGCGCAACTCGAGGACGCCTCGAACTCGGGGATCCCCGTGGACGGGGTCGTGGTGAAAGAGATCAAGGGGGGATACGAAGTCCGCCTCGCGGGCGGGGCGAGAGCGTTCTGCCCCCACTCGCAGATGGACCTTCCTCGGTCCGGGGGCCAGGAGGAGCACGTCGGGAAACACGCCGCGTTCCGGATCACGGAGTACAGGGAAAAGGGCCGCAACATCGTCGTCTCCCGCCGGGCCTTGCTGGAAGAGGAGGAAGAGCGGAAAACGCGGGAGGTGATGGCGACGCTCACGGAGGGGATGGTGATGAAGGGGACCGTCACCTCGGTCCGGGAGTTCGGCGCCTTCGTCTCCATCGGCCCCATCGAGGGGCTGCTCCCCATTTCGGAGATCGGGTGGGAGCGGGTGGAGGATATCCAAAGCGTTCTCTCCGTGGGACAGGAGGTCGAGGTCGCGATCACTCGCCTCGACTGGGCGAACCGGCGCTTCTCCTTCAGCCTCAAGAAGACCCTTTCGGACCCGTGGGAAACCGCCGTCGACCGTTTTCCGGCGGGGTCCCGCCACGTCGGCAAGGTCGCCCGCCTGGCCGCCTTCGGGGCCTTTGTCTCCCTCGGCGGGGGAGTCGACGGCCTGCTTCACATCTCGAAACTCGGCGGGGGAAAGCGGATCCGGAGCGTGGGCGAGGTTCTCCGCGCGGGGCAGGAGATCGAAGTGAAGGTGGACTCGGTCGACCCCGTGAAGCGTCGCGTCGCCCTCTCCCTTCCGGCGACGGAAAGCCCGGACACGCCCGAGGAGGAAGCGGAGGATTACTCGAGGTACATGGAGCCGGCGCCCCCTCCCCCCGCCCTCGGTTCCCTGGGGGAAGCCCTCAAGGCGAAGCTCGAGCGGAAAGGGAAGTAA
- a CDS encoding quinone oxidoreductase: MKAIRVHEFGPPEVMRLEEVPDPAPGPGQVLVRVRAAGVNPVETYIRSGAYARHPALPYTPGNDAAGIVEAVGDGVPGVTAGDRVYSSETATGAYAELALCDAARVHPLPASVSYAQGAAVGVPCATAWRALFQRARAVPGETVLVHGASGGVGSAAVQIARAAGLRVVGTAGTPEGIALALQEGAHDAFDHRSAGYMEEAMAATGGRGFDVILEMLANVNLGRDLKVLAMGGRVVVIGSRGAVGIDPRDTMGHDASIVGMSLFNTPEAEMTVIHAALGAALANGTLRPVIGRELPLSAAPESHVAVMSAGARGKIVLLP; encoded by the coding sequence ATGAAAGCGATCCGCGTTCACGAATTCGGTCCACCGGAAGTGATGCGCCTTGAGGAGGTCCCGGACCCCGCGCCGGGCCCGGGGCAAGTCCTGGTCCGCGTCCGCGCAGCGGGGGTAAACCCCGTTGAGACCTACATCCGCTCCGGAGCGTACGCCCGCCACCCTGCGCTCCCGTACACCCCCGGGAACGACGCCGCCGGGATCGTCGAGGCGGTGGGGGACGGAGTCCCGGGGGTAACCGCAGGAGACCGCGTGTACTCCTCGGAGACGGCGACCGGCGCCTACGCCGAGCTTGCGCTTTGCGACGCGGCGCGGGTCCACCCGCTTCCCGCCAGCGTCTCCTACGCGCAGGGGGCCGCGGTCGGCGTTCCGTGCGCCACCGCCTGGCGCGCCCTCTTCCAGCGGGCGCGGGCCGTCCCGGGAGAGACGGTCCTGGTCCACGGCGCCAGCGGCGGCGTGGGATCGGCGGCGGTACAGATCGCCCGGGCCGCGGGACTGCGCGTGGTCGGCACGGCGGGTACGCCCGAAGGGATCGCCCTGGCGCTTCAAGAGGGGGCGCATGACGCCTTCGACCACCGATCGGCGGGGTACATGGAAGAGGCGATGGCGGCGACGGGGGGGCGCGGATTCGACGTCATCCTCGAAATGCTCGCCAACGTGAATCTGGGTCGGGATCTGAAGGTCCTCGCGATGGGCGGACGGGTCGTCGTGATCGGCAGCCGGGGCGCGGTCGGGATCGACCCCCGGGACACGATGGGGCACGACGCTTCGATCGTCGGGATGTCCCTGTTCAACACGCCCGAGGCCGAGATGACCGTGATTCACGCGGCGTTGGGTGCGGCCCTCGCGAACGGGACCCTGCGCCCCGTGATCGGCCGGGAACTGCCGCTGTCGGCGGCGCCGGAAAGCCACGTAGCCGTGATGTCGGCCGGCGCCAGGGGAAAGATCGTCCTCCTTCCCTAA
- a CDS encoding DNA mismatch repair protein MutT, protein METRNRSILFSGLVVDIEQFDVRIGEKGWHTYQVVRHPGGVGVLPLHDDGTVTLIRQLRPAVGGTLLEIPAGRLQAGEDPAACGGREMAEETGLSARELVPLGFFYPSPGVFDEVIHLFLGTGLSQGEAEPEQYEEIATERMPIAEALRLAASGEIRDGKTIAALLRAGNVVR, encoded by the coding sequence ATGGAGACGAGAAACCGGTCGATACTCTTTTCCGGGCTGGTCGTGGACATCGAGCAGTTCGACGTCCGGATCGGGGAGAAGGGGTGGCACACCTACCAGGTCGTTCGCCACCCGGGCGGCGTCGGCGTCCTCCCGCTGCACGACGACGGGACGGTCACGCTGATCCGGCAGCTGCGGCCCGCGGTGGGCGGCACGCTCCTCGAGATCCCGGCGGGCAGGCTTCAAGCGGGCGAGGATCCGGCCGCGTGCGGTGGAAGGGAGATGGCCGAGGAGACGGGGCTCTCCGCGCGGGAACTGGTTCCCCTCGGCTTCTTCTACCCTTCCCCGGGCGTGTTCGACGAGGTGATCCACCTGTTCCTCGGCACCGGCCTGTCGCAAGGGGAAGCGGAGCCCGAGCAGTACGAAGAGATCGCGACGGAGCGGATGCCGATCGCGGAAGCGCTTCGGCTCGCGGCATCAGGGGAGATCCGGGACGGGAAGACGATCGCCGCGCTGCTGCGCGCCGGGAATGTCGTCAGATAA